TGTTTTCTGCTTCGAGGCGACCCCGAACCGAACAAAGGCCATCTCAAGCCCGACTGGACGGGGCGGCAACTGCTTCCCCTTGAATTCGTCGTAGGTCTTGCGAAACAGCGGGACATTGAGAAAAGCGCTTGCCCGCGCTGCTTTCTGACGCCGCTCATCCGAATCCAATATCTCAAAGCCTGTGTCTGTCAGTTCGTACTTGCCATTATTTGCAAGGATCAGCCCAAACATTCGAGCAGTCGCCACCTTGGTCACGAAGGCCCCGCTGCCGGCAGACTGATTCATCACGCCAGCCAATTGCTCACGCGTCAGCGCCACGCCACCAGACTGCAGCATGGCGCGCGCGACAGTGATTGCGGATTCAAGGTCTTGGTAAGGAAAGCCAATCGACGACATTTCGCGGCCCGCTTCCTTTTGGACGGGCTTTTTTACCATCCTGATACTCTTCGCCACCACTCCGGGCTTTTTTACTATCCTGATATTCTTCGCCACCATTCCAGGTAAAGCGGCCGGAGGATCTTGATCGTCAGTCATATTGCTTCAACCGGGGCGATGCGCGGAGCAAAGCCCCGCGCTGGTTAAAGTGAATTGGTGAGACTGACACGCGACCGCTCATGCTTGCCGCGCGTCAGCACGCATTAAGCAAGGCTTAAATCAGCAGGTGAAAACGACGCACGTCGAAACCCTCCGTCAAGGCGAGACTTGAACGGGGGTCGGAATCGTGGCATACACAGTCACGGTGATACAGCTTCGCGACAGGCCACTGTCCGAACCCCGTTGACGGAGAGGCCTTAACTCCCGTCATAGCCACCTATCGGCGGTTCGTGCGTGATGTTCTCGACAAACATCAATTTGCACGAGCCGCTAATGGGGCTCTCTACGGTACATACCAGAGTTTTTGGTTCGTGCAAGCGAAGGTTGATGCTTGCCTGCGATTTTCACAGCAATTCATACCGTCATTTCACGCCATCTTGCCAATCCAATTCTGCGGTTCGGTAAGAGGGGCGATGTTTCATAATTTTCATTTATAGAATTACTTATTTATCAATACCTTATCGTCGAACTATGAATGTCATCCCTGATACGTAGTTTTACCGAACCGCAAGATTGGATTGGCAAGATGACGCGAAATGACGGCGTGTGACGCAAGCGGGGCCCTCACTGCCTGTGGATAGGCAGTAAGTAACTAAGCCCCTGAACGCGAATCACCACGGCTTTGCGGCGTTTTAGGCGGGATGATCTTTTGAAGAGATCGTCGAACTCTTGGGCCGTGGTTCTCGCGCCAATAGCCGGAGCCGTTTCTCTGAACCGCTCAGATTGCACTTTGTCACCCACCTCTGGCGTTGCTTTTTACTTATTTGGCTCGCCTACACTTCCGTAGTGTGCGTGTTAGCCGGTTTGCGAAAACCGGAAGCGGTTGACGTTGACAATGCCAGCGTGCGTCACAGTACGCGCTATGGCCCGCGTTGAGCCTGCTGTTGTTGGCTCGATCTCGCCATTGACGCCGATAACTAATTGCTCAGTGATTGGCGCTGGCAGGATGCGTTCGCCCTCCCCGTTCGCCTCGACGGTGTAGCCGAGCTTGCGCAAATCACCGGGCAAGGTCGACCCTGGCAAACATTCCATGGTGACGTCCCGCGCACCGGGGACCGACGTCAGCCAGCCGTGCCGCGCGCGGACGTATTCGTTCAAGCCTTCGAACCGCGCCTTGCGGTCCTTCACCTCAAGTTTGAGCGGGATACGAAATTCCTTGCTCATCGCGCGGCGCTCTCATCGGCGAGCGCCAGGGCCTGATCGACATAGAACCGCAGCCGCTCACGCAGAGTCTCGCGCAGTCTCGGGATGTCGCGAGGGTCGGCGTGTTTTATTGTCCGGAGCTGGACCATGATGCTGCCGGCGGCGTCGTCGATCTCGCCCAGGCTGCGGTCAAAGGCAGTCGGGATAGCCATGTAAGTGCAGCCACATTTCCAAATCGATGCAGCGATAGTCGCCGAAGCGACGGCGCGCTGCCTGGAACAGCTCCCAACCTGACATGACATGCTCAGGCTGGGAGTACGGCGAGATGTTCCAGGCCTCTTTCTCACAGAAAGCCTGCACCGCCGAATCGGAGCAAACGATCGGCATCAGCGGTCTCCCTGGATGCGACCGTCTGCCTTCATCGCCTGCATCTTCTTTCTATTCTGCAAGTAGAGATATTCCTTCTCTGTGTTCGACATGTTCGGCGCGCTGAACGATGTGCGCGCGATCACACGCTCCTCCGGAGTCAACGTGTTCTCGGACTGTCGTCGTCCACCTGTTGCCATCGGTACCTCGCGAGAAACGGGCGCTGAGAACGGGACTGATCTTCGTGGCGCTGCCGGCGGTGCCGCCGGCTCATGCGCGGCCAGGGCCTCGCCGAGCAGCGCCTCTGCTTCAGAGTTGAGGTCTTCAACGGCCATACCCACCTCGTGGTGCCGCTGCGCGTTCTCCGGCGTCGACCTTGCTTGCGCGGAGGTCAGCTTCTGATGGTGCTGGACCTCGCGCGCGACATTGTCGACGACAAAATTATCCAGCTCCGGCGTGTCGTCCTGCAGGCCCGCGTCGAGTCCGGCGCGCCAGATTCGCGCCATAACGGGGGCGATCGTCGGGTCCAGCAACACTGGAAACTTCTTCAGGAAGTCTCGCTTGTGGTCGGACAGGTCGGGCAGCCGGTCGATGTATTGCTCGACGCTCTGCGGCTGTTGCTGACGCTGCAGCGCCTCGGCGTGCTGCTGGGCCGCCAGGGCTCGCTGCAGCTCGTTGCCGGCATCACCACCTGGTGGCGGCAACGGAGCAGCCGGTGGGGCTGCCTGGGCCGCCACGGGCATAGGTGGTTCGATCGGCGCATCAGCGACGGCGGCCGAAACGTATTTGCGCCGAACTGCCATCAGGCGTCTCGACGAACGCCGGGCATGTAGTTGTCGTCATCGGCGACGTTCATGTCCGATGTCGCCGCCATCCTGGCTTCGACCTTGCGCGAAACCTTCGGGCCCATCTGCGAGCTGCGCACATCCATCTTGCCGGTGTCCGCCAGCTTCATCGTGCGGGATGCACGCGGCGCGATCTCGCTGTTCGCCTTGGCGCGGTCGGCCCAATAGTCGAGGTTCTTCTGATCTCGGCCGGCACCGTGCGGGCCGCGCTGCGGGTTGGCGTATCCCTTCAAACGATCTTCAAGCGACATGGTGTTACCTCCGGATGATCGGAATGATCGGCGCAACCGAGCCGACCTGTCTATTGTGATCGTACGGCTGCTGCGGTAGGCGGTCGCCTCTGCCTTTGTCCTGCTTGTACTCGGTGTCTTTGCTGGTGATCAGCTCGCCGAGCGCGTCGAGCACGGCCTCGCCGTGATAGGTCGCATCCCAGGAGCGGCCCGATGGGTGCCGCAGCCGCATGTTCCAGTTGAAGTCTCCGTGCTCGCGGGTCGCGATCGCGGTGCGTGTCCGGCCATCGGCGTCGCGGCCGGTGATCGTGAACGATTGCGGGATCGAGGAGCGAAATGTCAGGACCATTATCGTGAGCCTTGATCATCGCGGTATTGGCCGGTCGCACGCATGTGGCGAAGCCGCTCTTTATTGGCCGCGTAAGCCTGCTGACGCTGTTCGTTGGTGATGCTCTGATCGCTGCCGGCAATGCCGTTCGCGATAGAGATTTCGTCCTCGTTCAAGCCGTATCTGTTTCCGCGCGGCTGCTGCTGGGAGATGACGAAGTTTTGCGCGATCCGGTCGAGCGCGGCGCGCTTTTGGTCCATCTCGAGTATGGTGTTGGCTGCGTTCATCGTTTCATACTCGTCTTCGCAAATTCTGCCCGACTCGTATCGCGCGACCGCCTCTGCTCGATCTGCGGCGAGCCGTTGATATTGCGCTTCGATAACGGCTCGATGTTCATAGGCCATTGACGCGCTCCTGATGATGTTGTTGGCCGTTCGCAGGCTGCGCCGGCTTCTGTGAGATGCCGGCAGCGCGGAGATACATCGCCAGCGCTTGCCGCAGATGCGTTGCCTTGTCGGACAGGCCATCGCTGCAAAGCATTTCGAGACCCGCCAGTTGCTGCTCGGTCGACCAAAATTCGAATTTAACCGGGAAGCGTTGGGGTCGCGCCATGAGCCTTGCCTGTTCTCGATCCTCGCGGATCGGTTTCTCATCTGACCGTCACATGACAACGGCGGACATGATCGCGGTCAGTATTCGCATCTACCGGCGTTGACGATGTAGAGATCGTTGTGCGCGTCGGCCAACTTGCGATTTGCCTGGTTCAGCGCATCGACACCGACGCCACGGCTGTAGGCGCGCGTTGCGGTCTCGACCTCGATCTGCGCTTCTTTGATTTTCTGCGCAGCGTCCTGCGCTCTCGACGTGAAATAGGTCACCGGATCGACTCCTTTGACAACGGAAACGCTGGCGGATAATAATCCTATGGCGTCGGACACGCAAGGTGCGAGCACTGCTTCTAATATCCGGAGCGTCAAGATGGGGATGCCTGTTTTAGTCACGTTGACCTCGTCAGGCATAGGGCGCGCCGTCGACTTGGACTGGATGAGTTCGAAGTTCACGAGCTTTTCGGTTACCGGATCGAGCAGCGGAACATTTTCCTACATCGTCGAAGGTGCGCTTGACGACCTGCAGCAAACGTCGTCGGCCAACGTCGCGTGGTTCGCCCTCTCATCGGCGACAACCGCGAACTCATCGATCAACATTTTCAGCGGTCCACTCGCTGGCATCCGGCTCAATGCGAGCGCGATGTCGAGCGCGATCCTCACCCTTCGCATTGTTCAGGGAATTGGCGGGTGATGAACGACATCGACGCCATCGAAACCGGTCGCCAGGCGTGGCAGCGACTCCGCGAGCGCGAGCGAAAGCTGTGGCAGGACTGGATGCAGGTCGGCCACGCGCTGCAGGTCGGCCGGACGGAGGCGCTGAAGGCCGCCGGCACGAACGTGCCGTTCGGCAAGGTCTACACACGGTTCATGGCGGAGTGGTTGCGAGCCAACCAGTTCGACGACATCGGGCAACAGGTCCGCTATCGGCTCCTGCAGTGCATGGAGAACATCGCCGCGATCGAGAAATGGCGCAGCACCCTCGATGAGCAGCGCCTTCGCCGGTTCAACCATCCTGACAGCGTCTGGAGCCATTGGCGACAGAGCACTGCGATCAAGGCGAACCGCAAACCCGTCGCACGGCCGCCCTACTGCAACGGCACCGCCAACGTCGGCCGGTCGATATACTTCAGCCAGGGCATGGTGCGACGTGCCGCCATCGCGATCGGTGAAAACTGGTCGAACGACACCTTCCGGCTCGCCGCCGTTGCGTTGCATGCCGCGATCCGCAACGAACAAGATTTACTCGAATTTTTCCCTCCCGATCCGCCGCCGAAGCCAGCACTGCCAGTACGTTCAGCAAAACGTATTTCCGCGCCGGCCACGCTCGAACTCGCGTGAGAGGCACCCGCCATGGTTTCGACCTTCACCCCGAACATCCAGCTCGAAGAACCGGCGCGCGGCGACCAGGTCGGCTTCTGGCACACGCCGGTCAATAAGTGCGATGATTGCCGGCGCAGCCATGATGTCCGCTTTGCAGCAACAAGCTGACGTCGTTGGCGCGGCTACAGATGTCCGTTAAGCGCCAGACTCGGAAGTTCCCGATTTTTGCGACGCTATTGCCCTCCACTTGCGAAAGTCGCCGAGGAGCCGGCATTACCTCTCTTCAGCTCAGGGGCAGATACAACGGCAAAACCAGACCCTGAGCGGACATTCGCACATCCCCCGACGGGGCTATGTCTCCCGCTACGGTCGGCCGTTAGCATGCCAGCGGGACAAGACCGCGTCAAACCAACTTGATTTGTCTTGCAAACGCGCCGTTCCCGGGCGATTTGGCGTCGTCTCAACGAACGATACCCCGACGAATACCGACGGCTTTGCGCGGAGGATGATCCGATGGGGTCCAACAGTGCAGCTTCGATACTAGACCGCATTCTTGATACGGCGGCGGACAATCTCAGGATCGAAAAGATTCTGGTTCAGATGGGTCTCGATCCGAACAACATCACCTACGACGCACTATTCAACCGGCTGCTGGAAATTGTGCTGGCCAACATCACGCTTGCCAATATGTTTGCCGTGGTTGGGGCCATCTTTCTTGTCGCTACCTTGCTGATGCAGACAATCGTGCCACTGCGCGTCGCGAACATGGTCGGCTGCATGTTCTTCGTCGCCTATGGCGCGCTCTCGGGAAATTTCGGGGCTTTCATCCTCTATCTGCTCTTGCTGCCGGTCAATGCAATCCGCCTCCGTCAAATGCTCAATCTGATCAAAAGGGCACGTATTGCGACGGAGGGAGATACCTCATTGGAACCGCTCAAACCGTTCATGACTGAGCGCAGATATCGCCGGGGAGACAAATTGTTCAAGAAGAATGATGCAGCTTCCGAAATGTTTCTAACGGTCACAGGAACGTTTTTGGTCAAGGAAATCGGCGTCGAGCTTCCGCCGGGACGTCTCATGGGCGAACTCGGTTTCCTTACTCCCAATCAGCGGAGAACCGCTACCGTCGAATGCATCGAAGACGGGCAAGTGATGACTATTACTTATGAAAAGCTGCTCGAGATTTATTTTCAGAATCCACAATTCGGCTATTACGTTCTTGTGCTAACCAGCCAGCGCTTGCTCGAGAACATATCGCGGCTGGAAGGAATCATCGCACAAGAAAAGACCGCGCGGCAGACTCTAGCCACGGATGACATAGCTTAACCCTTGGCTCTAGATGTCCCGCACTTTTGGTAACAGGACATCCCGACGCAGCGCAGGTCTTGCGATGCAACGACGTCCGGTTTGGGTCAAACTCGGAAGTCTGGATGCTCAACAGGGAGGTCGGCTTTGCTTTCAATAACGGACATCATCAGCCAAGCCTGTCAGGTCCGAAAAGTGCCAACAGCAGACATCGGCCGTGAGCAGATGCGATAGCTAACGCCTCGGCGTCCTTCCGCGGATGCGGTCGAAGCCCTGCTTGATCGCGGCGAAGCGCCTGTCGATCGTGGCTTCGTGCTCGGTGTCGGTGAAGATGTAGGGCCAGTCATTTTCGATTGCCTCGCGAACCAGTTCGCCGACATAGAGCGGATCGATGCCAAATTTGTTGATCCGCTCCTGGAGTGCCTTGATAATATCGGCGATCGGTCCTTCCGTCGGCGGACTGCCGATCTTCTCGACGATCCGCTGCGGCACGTTGCGACGAAAATTAAAGATATGAGTGCGGACAACGCCCGGACACAGGACGGATACCCCGATTTTCCGCGGCGCGAGCACCGGCCGCAGTCCTTCGGACAGAGCCACCACTCCATATTTGGTCACATCATACTGCGGACTTCCTCCAGCGATCAGCCCGAAGACGGACGCCGTGGAAACAACTTGCCCTCCTTCGCCGTGCGCCTCGATCAGCGGACCGAAAATCTCGATGCCCCAAATCACCGACATCAGATTGACGTCGAGAACCCAATTCCAACCCGCATCTGTCCAATGACCATAACCCCGGCCGCCGGCGACCCCCGCATTGTTGACTAGAATATGGACTTTTCCGTAGCGCGACACGGTGGCATCCGCCGCGCGGCGTGGAGGTCTGCTTTAAGCGATACATCCGCTCTCACGCCGTCAACGTCGGCGTTGGTAAGTTTCAATTTCGCTACCGCCGTTGCTAACGCCTCTTCCTCGATGTCGCATAACATGACCTTCACTCCCGCCTGCGACAGCGCCGTGGCGATCCCTAACCCGATGCCTGATGCTGCTCCGGTGATGAAGGCTGTCCGTCCGGTAAGGTCTTGCATGTGCGTGTTTCCGTTGCTTTTGCAATTGGCCTTGGCAGATACCTATCTGGGTTCGCTGAGTTTATAGTACTTAAGCTTACAGGTGCGCCCGCCGTGTCCGGTTTGGGTCAAAAGCCGACCACCCGTCCGTCACGATCGATGTCCGCTCTGCCCGCAACAGCGGAAATTGGATCGCCGCGTCGGCTCACGGAAGCCCGCCATGCGGTCGTGCGGAGATCATGAGCAAGCCCGACCACAAATGTCCCGGTCCGGGTGTAGCCCAGCATCACTACAGGGCCACACTCTCCATGAAGGTAGAGCGCGTCAAACCCCCGGACCGGAGATAAAACCGTGCATCAAGGCCCGGAAAGAATTTCCAAAAAACTTCCGGAAAATTTGACGGGAAATTGGCGAGCATGGGGAGAGTGAGGGAAAGAAAAGAAGAGGCCACGCCCGATCCCCGGTGCCGGGTGGGGGTAACGGGTCCGTCACAGGATCGCGGTCTGATCTCGTCAGGCCGCGCCAGGCGGCCGTCAGGCCAGCGCGCGGTACATCGTGGCCTCGGAGACCTCGTAGACCTTCGCCAGTTCGGCTTGCGTCTCGCCCTTGGCATAGCGCGCGGCGGCGACGCGGCGCTGCTCCGGCGTCAGCTTGACCTTGCGGCCGAACTTCGTGCCCTTGGCCCTGGCGCGCTCGATGCCTTCCTCGCAGCGAGCACGGATCAGGCCGCGCTCAAACTCATTGACGCCGCTCATGACCGTGACCAGCAACCGGCCAACCGGGGTCGAGGTGTCGCACCAGCTCTCGCCGAGGCTGACGAAGCCACAGCCGCTCTCATCAAGATCGTGCAGGATG
This portion of the Bradyrhizobium sp. AZCC 2262 genome encodes:
- a CDS encoding SDR family NAD(P)-dependent oxidoreductase yields the protein MSRYGKVHILVNNAGVAGGRGYGHWTDAGWNWVLDVNLMSVIWGIEIFGPLIEAHGEGGQVVSTASVFGLIAGGSPQYDVTKYGVVALSEGLRPVLAPRKIGVSVLCPGVVRTHIFNFRRNVPQRIVEKIGSPPTEGPIADIIKALQERINKFGIDPLYVGELVREAIENDWPYIFTDTEHEATIDRRFAAIKQGFDRIRGRTPRR
- a CDS encoding SDR family NAD(P)-dependent oxidoreductase translates to MQDLTGRTAFITGAASGIGLGIATALSQAGVKVMLCDIEEEALATAVAKLKLTNADVDGVRADVSLKADLHAARRMPPCRATEKSIF
- a CDS encoding Crp/Fnr family transcriptional regulator; the encoded protein is MGSNSAASILDRILDTAADNLRIEKILVQMGLDPNNITYDALFNRLLEIVLANITLANMFAVVGAIFLVATLLMQTIVPLRVANMVGCMFFVAYGALSGNFGAFILYLLLLPVNAIRLRQMLNLIKRARIATEGDTSLEPLKPFMTERRYRRGDKLFKKNDAASEMFLTVTGTFLVKEIGVELPPGRLMGELGFLTPNQRRTATVECIEDGQVMTITYEKLLEIYFQNPQFGYYVLVLTSQRLLENISRLEGIIAQEKTARQTLATDDIA
- a CDS encoding recombinase family protein, with the protein product MAKIGYARVSSKGQDYQGQVAALKAAGCEKIYSEKVSGKNTEDRREFNKLMKALLPGDTVYVAKLDRLARSSRDLANILHDLDESGCGFVSLGESWCDTSTPVGRLLVTVMSGVNEFERGLIRARCEEGIERARAKGTKFGRKVKLTPEQRRVAAARYAKGETQAELAKVYEVSEATMYRALA